A segment of the Streptomyces diastaticus subsp. diastaticus genome:
GGCGTGGTCGGCGAGGCCGACCCGCTCCAGGAGTTCACGCGAGCGCCGGTCGGCGTCGGGCCGTTTGCGGGAGCGCACCTTCATCTGGGCCAGCGAGACGTTCTGGAGCACGGTCTTGTGCGCGAAGAGGTTGAAGGCCTGGAAGACCATGCCCACCTCGGCGCGGAGCCCGGCGAGCGCCTTCCCCTCTTCCGGCAGCGGCTGCCCGTCGAGTCTGATGGTGCCGGACTGGATGGTCTCCAGCCGGTTGACGGTGCGGCAGAGAGTGGACTTCCCCGACCCGGAGGGACCGATGACCACGACGACCTCTCCCCTGCCGACGGTGAGGTTGATGTCCTTCAGGACGTGCAGGTCGCCGTAGTACTTGTTCACGTCGTGCAACTCGATCAACGGATCGACAGCCATGCCCAGCTCTACCCACTTCCAGCGGTGTCGGTCCGCGCAAACTATCCAGCGCCTCTCGGGGCCGGACAAACGACACGCACAGGGCGGGATTAACCGTATTTGCCCATCCTCGGACCGCCGGCCGGCGGATGCGGCGGGGCGCGCCGGGTCCGCCGGACGCGGTCAGCCCTCGGCGATCTCGGCGTACGTCTGGGAGAGTTCGGGCGCGCCGTGGACCGCCCATTCGACGCCGGCCTCGACCACGTGCAGTTCGCGGCCGGAGGGCAGCCGGACCACGACCCGGCCGCCCGGCCAGACGTGCCAGCGCGCGCCCCGCACGTTCCGCACGACGACGGTGCCGAGGTACAGCCCCGCGTCGTTGCCGAGCCAGGGCAGCACCTCGGGATCGTCGCGCCAGCGCGGCAGCAACTGGTCCAGGGCGGCCAGTGAGGCCGGTGTGTCGTCCAGCTCCAGCCCGGCCACCTGTGCGTGCGAGCGCAGCAGTTCGCACTCGGCGAAGAGTTCCGCGGCGGCGTCCGGGTGGTCCTCGAAGACGGCGGCGGCCGACCGCCCGGACCCGCTCTGCCGTTCACGCCACTTGTCCAGGAAGGGGATGTGCATGGAACCCAGCGTGGCACCGGTGGGGCCCGGCGGGCCACAGGCGCGCGGCTGGGAGCCGCTTATGGCCTGTTCGGCGCTTGTTCACGCTCCGTCGGCCGAGACGCCGTTGACGCCTTCGAACACGCCTTCCTAACGTGGCCGGGCCTTTCCCCTCCGTCGGGCCACGCCCGGCCCGACGCACCGAACACCTCCGGCACCACGGCGCCGGCGCCACCGACCGGCACCATCGAGTCGGCGGCGGACCGCGACGCGTGGCGTCCGG
Coding sequences within it:
- a CDS encoding amino acid ABC transporter ATP-binding protein, with amino-acid sequence MAVDPLIELHDVNKYYGDLHVLKDINLTVGRGEVVVVIGPSGSGKSTLCRTVNRLETIQSGTIRLDGQPLPEEGKALAGLRAEVGMVFQAFNLFAHKTVLQNVSLAQMKVRSRKRPDADRRSRELLERVGLADHADKLPAQLSGGQQQRVAIARALAMDPKALLFDEPTSALDPEMITEVLEVMQQLARDGMTMVVVTHEMGFARSAANRVVFMDGGRVVEDRTPEDFFSDPESERAKDFLSKILKH
- a CDS encoding DUF6278 family protein, whose amino-acid sequence is MHIPFLDKWRERQSGSGRSAAAVFEDHPDAAAELFAECELLRSHAQVAGLELDDTPASLAALDQLLPRWRDDPEVLPWLGNDAGLYLGTVVVRNVRGARWHVWPGGRVVVRLPSGRELHVVEAGVEWAVHGAPELSQTYAEIAEG